Proteins encoded by one window of Ursus arctos isolate Adak ecotype North America unplaced genomic scaffold, UrsArc2.0 scaffold_22, whole genome shotgun sequence:
- the C2CD2L gene encoding phospholipid transfer protein C2CD2L isoform X2 yields the protein MDPGWGQQDVGWAALLILFAASLLTVFGWLLQYARGLWLARARGGRGPGPALAAEPGGSLRELGVWRSLLRLRPTRAGAPEEPGVRGLLASLFAFKSFRENWQRAWVRALNEQACRDGSSIQIAFEEVPQVPPRASISHVTCVDQSDRTMVLRCQLSAEEMMFPVSVTQQSPAAVSMETYHVTLTLPPTQLEVSLEEIPDEGLLVSWAFTDRPDLSLTVLPKLQARERGEEQVELSTIEELIEDAIVSTQPAMMVNLRACSAPGGLVPSEKPPMVPQAQPAISRPTRLFLRQLRASHLGSELEGTGELCCVAELDNPVQQKWTKPMSAGPEMEWTEDLALDLGPQSRELSLKLVRSSSCGDTELLGQITLSVGPPSRPLSRRQVCPLTPGPGKALGPAATMAVELQYEEGSPRNLGTPTPSTPRPSITPTKKIELDRTIMPDGTIVTTVTTVQSRPRVEGKLDSPSRSPSKVEVTEKTTTVLSESSGPSSASHSSSRESHLSNGLDPVAETAIRQLTEPSGRAAKKTPTKRSTLIISGVSKVPIAQDELALSLGYAASLDASMQDDTGTSGGPSSPPSDPPAMSPGPLDALSSPTSVQEADETTRSDISERPSVDDVESETGSTGALETRSLKDHKVSFLRSGTKLIFRRRPRQKEAGLSQSHDDLSNTTATPSVRKKAGSFSRRLIKRFSFKSKPKANGNPSPQL from the exons ATGGATCCGGGCTGGGGGCAGCAGGACGTGGGCTGGGCGGCCCTGCTGATCCTCTTCGCCGCCTCGCTGCTCACGGTGTTTGGCTGGCTGCTACAGTATGCCCGGGGCTTGTGGTTGGCGCGGGCccgcgggggccgggggccgggacCCGCCTTAGCTGCCGAGCCCGGGGGCTCCCTGCGGGAGCTGGGCGTGTGGCGCTCGCTGCTGCGGCTGCGGCCGACTCGGGCCGGCGCCCCCGAGGAGCCAGGCGTCCGGGGCCTCCTGGCATCGCTCTTCGCTTTCAAGTCTTTCCGAGAGAACTGGCAACGGGCTTGGGTGCGAGCGCTGAACGAGCAGGCCTGCAGGGACGGG AGTTCCATCCAAATCGCCTTTGAGGAGGTGCCCCAAGTCCCACCCAGAGCCAGCATTAGTCATGTGACCTGCGTAGACCAATCGGACCGCACCATG GTGCTGCGTTGCCAGCTCTCTGCTGAGGAGATGATGTTCCCAGTTTCTGTGACCCAGCAGTCCCCCGCTGCCGTCTCCATGGAGACCTACCACGTCACTCTGACACTGCCACCAACACAG TTGGAAGTCAGCCTGGAGGAAATCCCTGATGAGGGGCTGCTCGTGTCCTGGGCCTTTACTGATCGCCCAGACCTCAGCCTGACGGTGCTTCCCAAGCTGCAGGCCAGGGAG AGAGGTGAGGAGCAGGTGGAGCTCTCCACCATTGAAGAATTGATTGAAGACGCCATTGTCAGCACCCAGCCGGCCATGATGGTCAACCTCAGGGCCTGCTCTGCGCCTGGAGGCCTG GTACCCAGTGAGAAGCCGCCCATGGTGCCCCAGGCACAGCCAGCCATCTCCCGACCTACCCGGTTATTCCTACGGCAGCTTCGAGCATCTCACCTGGGAAGCGAGTTGGAAG GCACTGGGGAACTGTGCTGTGTAGCTGAGCTCGACAACCCGGTGCAACAGAAGTGGACCAAGCCCATGAGCGCTGGTCCCGAGATGGAGTGGACTGAGGACCTGGCCCT GGATCTGGGCCCCCAGAGCCGGGAGCTGAGCCTCAAATTGGTGAGGAGTAGCAGCTGTGGAGACA CTGAACTCTTGGGCCAGATCACACTATCTGTGGGCCCCCCTTCCAGACCTCTCTCCCGAAGACAGGTATGCCCGCTCACCCCTGGGCCGGGGAAAGCCCTGGGACCGGCGGCCACCATGGCAGTAGAG CTTCAGTATGAGGAGGGCTCCCCCCGGAACCTGGGCACTCCCACTCCTTCCACTCCACGCCCCAGCATCACACCCACCAAGAAGATTGAGCTAGACCGGACCATCATGCCTGATGGCACCATTGTGACCACAGTCACCACCGTCCAGTCCCGGCCCCGTGTAGAAGGGAAATTAG acTCCCCCTCCCGCTCCCCGTCCAAGGTGGAGGTGACCGAGAAGACGACAACTGTGCTGAGTGAGAGCAGCGGCCCCAGCAGCGCCTCCCACAGCAGCAGCC GGGAGAGCCACCTTTCCAACGGCTTGGACCCTGTAGCAGAGACAGCGATCCGCCAGCTCACTGAGCCCAGCGGGCGTGCAGCCAAAAAGACACCCACCAAGCGTAGCACTCTTATCATCTCTGGCGTTTCCAAG GTGCCCATTGCTCAGGACGAGTTGGCACTATCTCTGGGCTATGCGGCATCCCTGGACGCCTCAATGCAGGATGACACAGGAACCAGTGGAGGTCCCTCCTCACCGCCCTCAGACCCACCAGCCATGTCCCCAGGACCCCTTGATGCCCTCTCTAGCCCCACCAGCGTCCAGGAAGCAGATGAGACAACACGTTCGGACATTTCTGAGAGGCCATCTGTGGATGACGTTGAGTCGGAAACAGGGTCTACTGGTGCACTGGAGACCCGCAGCCTCAAGGATCACAAAG TGAGTTTCCTGCGCAGTGGCACCAAGCTTATCTTCCGCCGGAGGCCTCGACAGAAGGAAGCTGGTCTGAGCCAATCACACGATGACCTCTCCAACACGACGGCCACACCCAGTGTCCGAAAGAAGGCTGGCAGCTTTTCTCGCCGCCTTATCAAGCGCTTTTCCTTCAAATCCAAACCCAAGGCCAATGGCaatcccagcccccagctctga
- the HMBS gene encoding porphobilinogen deaminase isoform X1 has translation MSGNGNGAAAAEENGPKMRVIRVGTRKSQLARIQTDSVVAMLKAFYPGLRFEIVAMSTTGDKILDTALSKIGEKSLFTKELEHALEKNEVDLVVHSLKDLPTVLPPGFTIGAICKRENPYDAVVFHPKFVGKTLETLPEKSVVGTSSLRRAAQLQRKFPHLEFKSIRGNLNTRLRKLDELQEFSAIILAAAGLQRMGWQHRVGQILQPEECMYAVGQGALGVEVRAKDQDMLDLVGVLHDPETLLRCIAERAFLRHLEGGCSVPVAVHTAMKDGQLYLTGGVWSLDGSDSMQETMQATIRVTAQHEDGPEDDPQLVGITARNIPREAQLAAENLGISLASLLLNKGAKNILDVARQLNDAH, from the exons GAAGAAAACGGCCCAAAGATGAGAGTGATTCGTGTGGGTACCCGAAAGAGCCAG CTGGCGCGCATACAGACAGACAGTGTGGTGGCGATGCTGAAAGCCTTCTATCCAGGTCTCCGGTTCGAAATTG TTGCTATGTCCACCACAGGGGACAAGATTCTTGATACTGCGCTCTCTAAG ATTGGAGAGAAGAGCCTGTTTACCAAGGAGCTGGAACATGCGCTGGAGAAGAATGA AGTGGACCTGGTTGTTCACTCCCTGAAGGACTTGCCCACCGTGCTTCCTCCCGGCTTTACCATTGGAGCCATCTGCAA GCGGGAGAACCCCTATGATGCTGTTGTCTTTCACCCAAAATTTGTTGGGAAGACCCTAGAAACCTTGCCAGAGAAGAG TGTGGTGGGAACCAGCTCTCTGCGGAGAGCGGCCCAGCTGCAGAGAAAGTTCCCACACCTGGAGTTCAAGAGCATT CGTGGAAACCTCAACACGCGGCTGCGGAAGCTGGATGAGCTGCAGGAGTTCAGCGCCATCATCCTGGCTGCTGCTGGCCTTCAGCGCATGGGCTGGCAGCACCGGGTGGGGCAG ATCCTACAGCCAGAGGAATGCATGTATGCTGTGGGTCAG GGGGCCCTGGGCGTGGAAGTCCGAGCCAAGGACCAGGACATGCTGGATCTGGTGGGTGTGTTGCACGACCCCGAGACTCTGCTTCGCTGCATTGCTGAGCGAGCCTTCCTGAGGCACCTG GAAGGAGGCTGCAGTGTGCCAGTGGCAGTGCACACGGCTATGAAGGATGGGCAG CTGTACCTGACTGGAGGAGTCTGGAGTCTAGACGGCTCAGATAGCATGCAAGAGACCATGCAGGCCACCATCCGTGTCACTGCCCAG CATGAAGATGGCCCCGAGGATGATCCCCAGCTGGTGGGGATCACTGCCCGGAACATTCCACGAGAAGCCCAGCTGGCTGCTGAGAACCTGGGCATCAGCCTGGCCAGTTTGTTGCtgaacaaaggagccaagaacatactGGATGTTGCACGGCAGCTTAACGATGCCCACTAA
- the DPAGT1 gene encoding UDP-N-acetylglucosamine--dolichyl-phosphate N-acetylglucosaminephosphotransferase isoform X1 translates to MWAFPELPMPLLVNLIGSLLGFVATVTLIPAFRCHFIAAHLCGQDLNKTGRQQIPESQGVISGAVFLIILFCFIPFPFLNCFMEERCKAFPHHEFVALIGALLAICCMIFLGFADDVLNLRWRHKLLLPTAASLPLLMVYFTNFGNTTIVVPKPFRPILGLHLDLGILYYVYMGLLAVFCTNAINILAGINGLEAGQSLVISASIIVFNLVELEGDYRDDHVFSLYFMIPFFFTTLGLLYHNWYPSRVFVGDTFCYFAGMTFAVVGILGHFSKTMLLFFMPQVFNFLYSLPQLLHIIPCPRHRIPRLNTKTGKLEMSYSKFKTKSLSFLGTFILKVAESLQLVTVRQSEHEDGAFTECNNMTLINLLLKVVGPMHERNLTLLLLLLQVWSGRGFTAPCLPFPMVLTLVCLSSQILGSALTFSIRYQLVRLFYDV, encoded by the exons ATGTGGGCCTTCCCGGAGTTGCCAATGCCGCTGCTAGTGAATTTGATCGGCTCGCTGCTGGGATTTGTGGCCACGGTCACCCTCATCCCCGCCTTTCGTTGCCACTTCATCGCCGCGCACCTTTGTGGCCAGGACCTCAACAAAACCGGCCGTCAGCAAAT CCCAGAGTCCCAGGGAGTGATCAGCGGTGCTGTTTTCCTTATCATCCTCTTCTGCTTcatccctttccctttcctgaaCTGCTTTATGGAGGAGCGGTGTAAAGCCTTCCCGCACCATGAA TTTGTGGCCCTGATAGGTGCGCTCCTTGCCATCTGCTGCATGATTTTCCTGGGCTTTGCGGATGATGTACTGAATCTTCGCTGGCGCCATAAGCTGCTGCTGCCTACGGCTGCCTCACTACCTCTTCTCATGGTCTATTTCACCAACTTTGGCAACACGACCATTGTGGTGCCCAAGCCTTTCCGGCCGATTCTTGGCTTGCATCTGGACTTGG GGATCCTGTACTATGTCTACATGGGGCTGCTGGCAGTGTTCTGTACCAACGCCATCAATATCCTAGCAGGAATTAATGGCCTAGAGGCTGGCCAGTCACTAGTCATTTCTGCTTCCATCATCGTCTTCAATCTGGTGGAGCTGGAAG GTGATTATCGGGATGACCATGTCTTTTCCCTCTACTTCATGATACCCTTTTTTTTCACCACCTTGGGATTGCTCTACCATAACTG GTACCCGTCACGGGTGTTTGTGGGAGATACCTTCTGTTACTTTGCTGGCATGACCTTTGCCGTGGTGGGCATCTTGGGACACTTCAGCAAGACCATGCTACTCTTCTTCATGCCCCAGGTGTTCAACTTCCTCTACTCACTGCCTCAGCTCCTGCATATCATACCCTGCCCTCGCCACCGTATTCCCAG ACTCAATACCAAGACAGGCAAACTGGAGATGAGCTATTCCAAGTTCAAGACCAAGAGCCTCTCTTTCTTGGGCACCTTTATTCTAAAG GTAGCAGAGAGCCTCCAGCTAGTGACGGTGCGCCAGAGTGAGCATGAGGATGGTGCCTTCACGGAGTGTAACAACATGACCCTCATCAACTTGCTCCTTAAGGTCGTCGGGCCCATGCATGAGAGAAACCTGacgctgctcctgctgctgctacAGGTGTGGTCGGGGAGGGGCTTTACAGCTCCTTGTCTCCCTTTCCCCATGGTTCTGACTCTAGTGTGTCTCTCCTCACAGATCCTTGGCAGTGCTCTCACCTTCTCCATTCGGTACCAGCTTGTCCGGCTCTTCTACGATGTCTGA
- the DPAGT1 gene encoding UDP-N-acetylglucosamine--dolichyl-phosphate N-acetylglucosaminephosphotransferase isoform X2 — protein MWAFPELPMPLLVNLIGSLLGFVATVTLIPAFRCHFIAAHLCGQDLNKTGRQQIPESQGVISGAVFLIILFCFIPFPFLNCFMEERCKAFPHHEFVALIGALLAICCMIFLGFADDVLNLRWRHKLLLPTAASLPLLMVYFTNFGNTTIVVPKPFRPILGLHLDLGILYYVYMGLLAVFCTNAINILAGINGLEAGQSLVISASIIVFNLVELEGDYRDDHVFSLYFMIPFFFTTLGLLYHNWYPSRVFVGDTFCYFAGMTFAVVGILGHFSKTMLLFFMPQVFNFLYSLPQLLHIIPCPRHRIPRLNTKTGKLEMSYSKFKTKSLSFLGTFILKVAESLQLVTVRQSEHEDGAFTECNNMTLINLLLKVVGPMHERNLTLLLLLLQILGSALTFSIRYQLVRLFYDV, from the exons ATGTGGGCCTTCCCGGAGTTGCCAATGCCGCTGCTAGTGAATTTGATCGGCTCGCTGCTGGGATTTGTGGCCACGGTCACCCTCATCCCCGCCTTTCGTTGCCACTTCATCGCCGCGCACCTTTGTGGCCAGGACCTCAACAAAACCGGCCGTCAGCAAAT CCCAGAGTCCCAGGGAGTGATCAGCGGTGCTGTTTTCCTTATCATCCTCTTCTGCTTcatccctttccctttcctgaaCTGCTTTATGGAGGAGCGGTGTAAAGCCTTCCCGCACCATGAA TTTGTGGCCCTGATAGGTGCGCTCCTTGCCATCTGCTGCATGATTTTCCTGGGCTTTGCGGATGATGTACTGAATCTTCGCTGGCGCCATAAGCTGCTGCTGCCTACGGCTGCCTCACTACCTCTTCTCATGGTCTATTTCACCAACTTTGGCAACACGACCATTGTGGTGCCCAAGCCTTTCCGGCCGATTCTTGGCTTGCATCTGGACTTGG GGATCCTGTACTATGTCTACATGGGGCTGCTGGCAGTGTTCTGTACCAACGCCATCAATATCCTAGCAGGAATTAATGGCCTAGAGGCTGGCCAGTCACTAGTCATTTCTGCTTCCATCATCGTCTTCAATCTGGTGGAGCTGGAAG GTGATTATCGGGATGACCATGTCTTTTCCCTCTACTTCATGATACCCTTTTTTTTCACCACCTTGGGATTGCTCTACCATAACTG GTACCCGTCACGGGTGTTTGTGGGAGATACCTTCTGTTACTTTGCTGGCATGACCTTTGCCGTGGTGGGCATCTTGGGACACTTCAGCAAGACCATGCTACTCTTCTTCATGCCCCAGGTGTTCAACTTCCTCTACTCACTGCCTCAGCTCCTGCATATCATACCCTGCCCTCGCCACCGTATTCCCAG ACTCAATACCAAGACAGGCAAACTGGAGATGAGCTATTCCAAGTTCAAGACCAAGAGCCTCTCTTTCTTGGGCACCTTTATTCTAAAG GTAGCAGAGAGCCTCCAGCTAGTGACGGTGCGCCAGAGTGAGCATGAGGATGGTGCCTTCACGGAGTGTAACAACATGACCCTCATCAACTTGCTCCTTAAGGTCGTCGGGCCCATGCATGAGAGAAACCTGacgctgctcctgctgctgctacAG ATCCTTGGCAGTGCTCTCACCTTCTCCATTCGGTACCAGCTTGTCCGGCTCTTCTACGATGTCTGA
- the HMBS gene encoding porphobilinogen deaminase isoform X2 — protein sequence MSGNGNGAAAAEENGPKMRVIRVGTRKSQLARIQTDSVVAMLKAFYPGLRFEIVAMSTTGDKILDTALSKIGEKSLFTKELEHALEKNEVDLVVHSLKDLPTVLPPGFTIGAICKRENPYDAVVFHPKFVGKTLETLPEKSVVGTSSLRRAAQLQRKFPHLEFKSIRGNLNTRLRKLDELQEFSAIILAAAGLQRMGWQHRVGQGALGVEVRAKDQDMLDLVGVLHDPETLLRCIAERAFLRHLEGGCSVPVAVHTAMKDGQLYLTGGVWSLDGSDSMQETMQATIRVTAQHEDGPEDDPQLVGITARNIPREAQLAAENLGISLASLLLNKGAKNILDVARQLNDAH from the exons GAAGAAAACGGCCCAAAGATGAGAGTGATTCGTGTGGGTACCCGAAAGAGCCAG CTGGCGCGCATACAGACAGACAGTGTGGTGGCGATGCTGAAAGCCTTCTATCCAGGTCTCCGGTTCGAAATTG TTGCTATGTCCACCACAGGGGACAAGATTCTTGATACTGCGCTCTCTAAG ATTGGAGAGAAGAGCCTGTTTACCAAGGAGCTGGAACATGCGCTGGAGAAGAATGA AGTGGACCTGGTTGTTCACTCCCTGAAGGACTTGCCCACCGTGCTTCCTCCCGGCTTTACCATTGGAGCCATCTGCAA GCGGGAGAACCCCTATGATGCTGTTGTCTTTCACCCAAAATTTGTTGGGAAGACCCTAGAAACCTTGCCAGAGAAGAG TGTGGTGGGAACCAGCTCTCTGCGGAGAGCGGCCCAGCTGCAGAGAAAGTTCCCACACCTGGAGTTCAAGAGCATT CGTGGAAACCTCAACACGCGGCTGCGGAAGCTGGATGAGCTGCAGGAGTTCAGCGCCATCATCCTGGCTGCTGCTGGCCTTCAGCGCATGGGCTGGCAGCACCGGGTGGGGCAG GGGGCCCTGGGCGTGGAAGTCCGAGCCAAGGACCAGGACATGCTGGATCTGGTGGGTGTGTTGCACGACCCCGAGACTCTGCTTCGCTGCATTGCTGAGCGAGCCTTCCTGAGGCACCTG GAAGGAGGCTGCAGTGTGCCAGTGGCAGTGCACACGGCTATGAAGGATGGGCAG CTGTACCTGACTGGAGGAGTCTGGAGTCTAGACGGCTCAGATAGCATGCAAGAGACCATGCAGGCCACCATCCGTGTCACTGCCCAG CATGAAGATGGCCCCGAGGATGATCCCCAGCTGGTGGGGATCACTGCCCGGAACATTCCACGAGAAGCCCAGCTGGCTGCTGAGAACCTGGGCATCAGCCTGGCCAGTTTGTTGCtgaacaaaggagccaagaacatactGGATGTTGCACGGCAGCTTAACGATGCCCACTAA
- the LOC113259972 gene encoding histone H2AX, whose product MSGRGKTGGKARAKAKSRSSRAGLQFPVGRVHRLLRKGHYAERVGAGAPVYLAAVLEYLTAEILELAGNAARDNKKTRIIPRHLQLAIRNDEELNKLLGGVTIAQGGVLPNIQAVLLPKKTSATVGPKAPAGGKKATQASQEY is encoded by the coding sequence ATGTCGGGCCGCGGCAAGACCGGCGGCAAGGCCCGCGCCAAGGCCAAATCGCGCTCGTCGCGCGCGGGCCTCCAGTTCCCAGTGGGCCGCGTGCACCGGCTGCTGCGGAAGGGCCACTACGCCGAGCGGGTCGGCGCCGGCGCGCCGGTGTACCTGGCGGCGGTGCTCGAGTACCTCACCGCGGAGATCCTGGAGCTGGCGGGCAACGCGGCCCGCGACAACAAGAAGACGCGGATCATCCCCCGCCACCTGCAGCTGGCCATCCGTAACGACGAGGAGCTCAACAAGCTGCTGGGCGGCGTGACGATCGCCCAGGGAGGCGTCCTGCCCAACATCCAGGCCGTGCTGCTGCCCAAGAAGACCAGCGCCACCGTGGGGCCGAAGGCGCCCGCGGGCGGCAAGAAGGCCACCCAGGCCTCTCAGGAATACTGA
- the DPAGT1 gene encoding UDP-N-acetylglucosamine--dolichyl-phosphate N-acetylglucosaminephosphotransferase isoform X3, giving the protein MIFLGFADDVLNLRWRHKLLLPTAASLPLLMVYFTNFGNTTIVVPKPFRPILGLHLDLGILYYVYMGLLAVFCTNAINILAGINGLEAGQSLVISASIIVFNLVELEGDYRDDHVFSLYFMIPFFFTTLGLLYHNWYPSRVFVGDTFCYFAGMTFAVVGILGHFSKTMLLFFMPQVFNFLYSLPQLLHIIPCPRHRIPRLNTKTGKLEMSYSKFKTKSLSFLGTFILKVAESLQLVTVRQSEHEDGAFTECNNMTLINLLLKVVGPMHERNLTLLLLLLQVWSGRGFTAPCLPFPMVLTLVCLSSQILGSALTFSIRYQLVRLFYDV; this is encoded by the exons ATGATTTTCCTGGGCTTTGCGGATGATGTACTGAATCTTCGCTGGCGCCATAAGCTGCTGCTGCCTACGGCTGCCTCACTACCTCTTCTCATGGTCTATTTCACCAACTTTGGCAACACGACCATTGTGGTGCCCAAGCCTTTCCGGCCGATTCTTGGCTTGCATCTGGACTTGG GGATCCTGTACTATGTCTACATGGGGCTGCTGGCAGTGTTCTGTACCAACGCCATCAATATCCTAGCAGGAATTAATGGCCTAGAGGCTGGCCAGTCACTAGTCATTTCTGCTTCCATCATCGTCTTCAATCTGGTGGAGCTGGAAG GTGATTATCGGGATGACCATGTCTTTTCCCTCTACTTCATGATACCCTTTTTTTTCACCACCTTGGGATTGCTCTACCATAACTG GTACCCGTCACGGGTGTTTGTGGGAGATACCTTCTGTTACTTTGCTGGCATGACCTTTGCCGTGGTGGGCATCTTGGGACACTTCAGCAAGACCATGCTACTCTTCTTCATGCCCCAGGTGTTCAACTTCCTCTACTCACTGCCTCAGCTCCTGCATATCATACCCTGCCCTCGCCACCGTATTCCCAG ACTCAATACCAAGACAGGCAAACTGGAGATGAGCTATTCCAAGTTCAAGACCAAGAGCCTCTCTTTCTTGGGCACCTTTATTCTAAAG GTAGCAGAGAGCCTCCAGCTAGTGACGGTGCGCCAGAGTGAGCATGAGGATGGTGCCTTCACGGAGTGTAACAACATGACCCTCATCAACTTGCTCCTTAAGGTCGTCGGGCCCATGCATGAGAGAAACCTGacgctgctcctgctgctgctacAGGTGTGGTCGGGGAGGGGCTTTACAGCTCCTTGTCTCCCTTTCCCCATGGTTCTGACTCTAGTGTGTCTCTCCTCACAGATCCTTGGCAGTGCTCTCACCTTCTCCATTCGGTACCAGCTTGTCCGGCTCTTCTACGATGTCTGA
- the C2CD2L gene encoding phospholipid transfer protein C2CD2L isoform X1 yields MDPGWGQQDVGWAALLILFAASLLTVFGWLLQYARGLWLARARGGRGPGPALAAEPGGSLRELGVWRSLLRLRPTRAGAPEEPGVRGLLASLFAFKSFRENWQRAWVRALNEQACRDGSSIQIAFEEVPQVPPRASISHVTCVDQSDRTMVLRCQLSAEEMMFPVSVTQQSPAAVSMETYHVTLTLPPTQLEVSLEEIPDEGLLVSWAFTDRPDLSLTVLPKLQARERGEEQVELSTIEELIEDAIVSTQPAMMVNLRACSAPGGLVPSEKPPMVPQAQPAISRPTRLFLRQLRASHLGSELEGTGELCCVAELDNPVQQKWTKPMSAGPEMEWTEDLALDLGPQSRELSLKLVRSSSCGDTELLGQITLSVGPPSRPLSRRQVCPLTPGPGKALGPAATMAVELQYEEGSPRNLGTPTPSTPRPSITPTKKIELDRTIMPDGTIVTTVTTVQSRPRVEGKLDSPSRSPSKVEVTEKTTTVLSESSGPSSASHSSSPGESHLSNGLDPVAETAIRQLTEPSGRAAKKTPTKRSTLIISGVSKVPIAQDELALSLGYAASLDASMQDDTGTSGGPSSPPSDPPAMSPGPLDALSSPTSVQEADETTRSDISERPSVDDVESETGSTGALETRSLKDHKVSFLRSGTKLIFRRRPRQKEAGLSQSHDDLSNTTATPSVRKKAGSFSRRLIKRFSFKSKPKANGNPSPQL; encoded by the exons ATGGATCCGGGCTGGGGGCAGCAGGACGTGGGCTGGGCGGCCCTGCTGATCCTCTTCGCCGCCTCGCTGCTCACGGTGTTTGGCTGGCTGCTACAGTATGCCCGGGGCTTGTGGTTGGCGCGGGCccgcgggggccgggggccgggacCCGCCTTAGCTGCCGAGCCCGGGGGCTCCCTGCGGGAGCTGGGCGTGTGGCGCTCGCTGCTGCGGCTGCGGCCGACTCGGGCCGGCGCCCCCGAGGAGCCAGGCGTCCGGGGCCTCCTGGCATCGCTCTTCGCTTTCAAGTCTTTCCGAGAGAACTGGCAACGGGCTTGGGTGCGAGCGCTGAACGAGCAGGCCTGCAGGGACGGG AGTTCCATCCAAATCGCCTTTGAGGAGGTGCCCCAAGTCCCACCCAGAGCCAGCATTAGTCATGTGACCTGCGTAGACCAATCGGACCGCACCATG GTGCTGCGTTGCCAGCTCTCTGCTGAGGAGATGATGTTCCCAGTTTCTGTGACCCAGCAGTCCCCCGCTGCCGTCTCCATGGAGACCTACCACGTCACTCTGACACTGCCACCAACACAG TTGGAAGTCAGCCTGGAGGAAATCCCTGATGAGGGGCTGCTCGTGTCCTGGGCCTTTACTGATCGCCCAGACCTCAGCCTGACGGTGCTTCCCAAGCTGCAGGCCAGGGAG AGAGGTGAGGAGCAGGTGGAGCTCTCCACCATTGAAGAATTGATTGAAGACGCCATTGTCAGCACCCAGCCGGCCATGATGGTCAACCTCAGGGCCTGCTCTGCGCCTGGAGGCCTG GTACCCAGTGAGAAGCCGCCCATGGTGCCCCAGGCACAGCCAGCCATCTCCCGACCTACCCGGTTATTCCTACGGCAGCTTCGAGCATCTCACCTGGGAAGCGAGTTGGAAG GCACTGGGGAACTGTGCTGTGTAGCTGAGCTCGACAACCCGGTGCAACAGAAGTGGACCAAGCCCATGAGCGCTGGTCCCGAGATGGAGTGGACTGAGGACCTGGCCCT GGATCTGGGCCCCCAGAGCCGGGAGCTGAGCCTCAAATTGGTGAGGAGTAGCAGCTGTGGAGACA CTGAACTCTTGGGCCAGATCACACTATCTGTGGGCCCCCCTTCCAGACCTCTCTCCCGAAGACAGGTATGCCCGCTCACCCCTGGGCCGGGGAAAGCCCTGGGACCGGCGGCCACCATGGCAGTAGAG CTTCAGTATGAGGAGGGCTCCCCCCGGAACCTGGGCACTCCCACTCCTTCCACTCCACGCCCCAGCATCACACCCACCAAGAAGATTGAGCTAGACCGGACCATCATGCCTGATGGCACCATTGTGACCACAGTCACCACCGTCCAGTCCCGGCCCCGTGTAGAAGGGAAATTAG acTCCCCCTCCCGCTCCCCGTCCAAGGTGGAGGTGACCGAGAAGACGACAACTGTGCTGAGTGAGAGCAGCGGCCCCAGCAGCGCCTCCCACAGCAGCAGCC CAGGGGAGAGCCACCTTTCCAACGGCTTGGACCCTGTAGCAGAGACAGCGATCCGCCAGCTCACTGAGCCCAGCGGGCGTGCAGCCAAAAAGACACCCACCAAGCGTAGCACTCTTATCATCTCTGGCGTTTCCAAG GTGCCCATTGCTCAGGACGAGTTGGCACTATCTCTGGGCTATGCGGCATCCCTGGACGCCTCAATGCAGGATGACACAGGAACCAGTGGAGGTCCCTCCTCACCGCCCTCAGACCCACCAGCCATGTCCCCAGGACCCCTTGATGCCCTCTCTAGCCCCACCAGCGTCCAGGAAGCAGATGAGACAACACGTTCGGACATTTCTGAGAGGCCATCTGTGGATGACGTTGAGTCGGAAACAGGGTCTACTGGTGCACTGGAGACCCGCAGCCTCAAGGATCACAAAG TGAGTTTCCTGCGCAGTGGCACCAAGCTTATCTTCCGCCGGAGGCCTCGACAGAAGGAAGCTGGTCTGAGCCAATCACACGATGACCTCTCCAACACGACGGCCACACCCAGTGTCCGAAAGAAGGCTGGCAGCTTTTCTCGCCGCCTTATCAAGCGCTTTTCCTTCAAATCCAAACCCAAGGCCAATGGCaatcccagcccccagctctga